In Streptomyces sp. 840.1, one DNA window encodes the following:
- a CDS encoding DUF4232 domain-containing protein, with amino-acid sequence MRVKKISALALVVAAAGLSLTACGGSDGSSASADSSTSTSASSSTGGQDAGSGNASDSTEDESSASGPSSSSESKSKSNASTGSGSGKDTGLGTETSASAAMCRTDDLAFSTASAGVKNQLVVNLKNTGSGKCSMHGFPGVELVGPDGLGDTGPEAARTDAEASTVTIAPGEETRFLLRYIPATDGSGKTYTRLSVTPPNEKVSAIANLDGLTITVPSSAGSPDVFVDPIGYHTGSGK; translated from the coding sequence ATGCGCGTCAAGAAGATCTCGGCCCTCGCCCTCGTCGTCGCCGCCGCCGGCCTCTCGCTGACCGCGTGCGGCGGCAGCGACGGATCGAGCGCTTCCGCCGACAGCAGCACGTCCACCTCGGCGAGCAGCTCCACCGGCGGTCAGGACGCCGGCTCCGGCAACGCGAGCGACTCCACCGAGGACGAGAGCTCAGCCTCGGGGCCGTCCTCCTCGTCCGAGTCCAAGTCCAAGTCCAACGCCTCCACAGGCTCCGGCTCCGGCAAGGACACCGGCCTCGGCACCGAGACCTCGGCATCGGCCGCCATGTGCCGGACCGACGATCTCGCGTTCAGCACCGCCTCCGCAGGGGTCAAGAACCAGCTGGTCGTCAACCTGAAGAACACCGGCTCCGGCAAGTGCAGCATGCACGGCTTCCCGGGCGTCGAACTCGTGGGTCCCGACGGACTGGGCGACACCGGCCCGGAGGCCGCCCGCACCGACGCCGAGGCGTCCACCGTCACCATCGCGCCCGGCGAGGAGACCCGCTTCCTGCTGCGTTACATCCCGGCCACCGACGGTTCCGGCAAGACCTACACCCGGCTCTCCGTCACCCCGCCCAACGAGAAGGTCTCGGCCATCGCGAACCTCGACGGCCTGACGATCACGGTCCCGTCCTCCGCCGGCTCCCCCGACGTCTTCGTCGACCCGATCGGCTACCACACCGGCTCCGGCAAGTAG
- a CDS encoding S1C family serine protease produces MTESQRPSGEYPMYPSYGNGDAAYPPPPSYQPAQSAGPAGGDPVWPAPEQQPAPESSAPRRRARRPVALLAAVAIAAAIVGGGTATVIGQLTDHGTNSTGSGIIPGTTVSQSSKGTVSGVAAALSPTIVEISASSNAGQSTGSGVIITSGGEIVTNNHVVAGASSVKVTLSTGKTYTADVVGTDPDKDLALIKLQGASGLKTATLGDSSKVAVGDQVVAIGSPEGLTGTVTSGIVSALDRDVTVAKEGDSGQGQSQGQGQGQGGQGDGQQWPFEFGGKQFNGDTGDSTTTYKALQTDASLNPGNSGGALINMNGEIIGINSAMYSASSAAGSDSSAAGSVGLGFAIPVNTLKADLDTLRAGDSS; encoded by the coding sequence ATGACAGAGAGCCAGCGCCCGAGCGGCGAGTACCCGATGTACCCCTCGTACGGCAACGGCGACGCGGCCTACCCGCCGCCGCCGTCATACCAGCCCGCGCAGTCGGCGGGCCCGGCCGGCGGTGACCCCGTGTGGCCGGCCCCCGAGCAGCAGCCGGCGCCCGAGTCGTCCGCTCCCCGGCGCCGGGCCCGCCGCCCGGTCGCGCTCCTCGCGGCGGTGGCCATCGCGGCGGCGATCGTCGGCGGCGGCACGGCCACCGTGATCGGGCAGCTCACCGACCACGGCACGAACAGCACCGGCAGCGGCATCATCCCGGGCACCACCGTCTCGCAGAGCAGCAAGGGCACCGTCTCCGGTGTGGCGGCGGCCCTGTCACCGACGATCGTCGAGATCAGCGCGTCCTCGAACGCGGGCCAGTCCACCGGCTCCGGCGTGATCATCACGTCCGGCGGCGAGATCGTCACCAACAACCACGTCGTCGCGGGCGCGTCCTCGGTCAAGGTGACGCTCAGCACCGGCAAGACGTACACCGCCGACGTCGTCGGGACCGACCCCGACAAGGATCTCGCGCTGATCAAGCTCCAGGGCGCGAGCGGGCTGAAGACGGCCACGCTCGGCGACTCCTCCAAGGTCGCCGTCGGCGACCAGGTCGTCGCCATCGGCTCGCCCGAGGGCCTCACCGGCACCGTTACCAGCGGCATCGTCTCCGCGCTCGACCGGGACGTCACGGTCGCCAAGGAGGGCGACAGCGGGCAGGGCCAGAGCCAGGGGCAGGGCCAGGGGCAGGGCGGTCAGGGTGACGGACAGCAGTGGCCGTTCGAGTTCGGCGGCAAGCAGTTCAACGGCGACACCGGCGACTCGACCACCACGTACAAGGCCCTGCAGACCGACGCCTCACTCAACCCGGGCAACTCCGGCGGTGCGCTGATCAACATGAACGGCGAGATCATCGGCATCAACTCCGCGATGTACTCGGCGAGTTCCGCCGCAGGCTCGGACAGCTCCGCCGCGGGCAGCGTCGGCCTCGGCTTCGCCATCCCGGTCAACACCCTCAAGGCCGACCTGGACACCCTGCGGGCCGGCGACAGCTCCTGA